A genome region from Geminicoccus roseus DSM 18922 includes the following:
- a CDS encoding ABC transporter substrate-binding protein produces the protein MKPKNFLQSFSASRRDFLRQSSMLAGGIAAASALPRAAFAARENEMNIYCWEGYNSDKVLDPFRTEFNCTVKAQGLISDPDAVNQLRAGDTKIWDVINLNNSWGRRQLYPENLIVPLDQERFRPHWEMMLPEFKYPYKWAMSEDGKELLGMIQRFGPSGMLINTDDVSQATLEDEGYDLMLSDDFKGKYAVLMYDDWVIMHAVIAAGFSPFRPLTDDEIAIYETTIRKIINNASFLSDDMNAIALGIINGSISGSFPGSVYTVSTARYDGNPNLRCVVPTKGPEELEGKAGVCWMELTSLVNNPQLSPRGADFLEYCYRPETCKAVSFAEGTFNPVGQMGDPRVMELFDGEELDAFQWDEMSALMSRCADFDTIPSYPKLHEIFSAAVRERQA, from the coding sequence ATGAAGCCGAAGAATTTCCTGCAGTCCTTCAGCGCTTCCCGGCGGGACTTCCTCAGGCAGTCATCCATGTTGGCCGGCGGCATCGCCGCCGCTTCCGCGCTTCCCCGGGCGGCGTTTGCCGCCCGGGAAAACGAAATGAACATCTACTGCTGGGAAGGCTACAACTCGGACAAGGTGCTGGACCCGTTCCGGACCGAGTTCAACTGCACGGTCAAGGCGCAGGGCCTGATCTCGGATCCCGACGCGGTCAACCAGCTCCGCGCAGGCGACACCAAGATCTGGGACGTCATCAACCTGAACAACAGCTGGGGACGCCGGCAGCTCTATCCCGAAAACCTGATCGTGCCCCTGGACCAGGAGCGGTTCCGCCCGCATTGGGAGATGATGCTGCCCGAGTTCAAGTACCCCTATAAGTGGGCGATGTCGGAGGACGGCAAGGAACTGCTCGGCATGATCCAGCGGTTCGGCCCCTCCGGCATGCTGATCAACACCGACGACGTGTCCCAGGCGACCCTGGAGGACGAGGGCTACGACCTGATGCTGTCGGACGACTTCAAGGGCAAGTATGCTGTCCTGATGTACGACGACTGGGTGATCATGCATGCGGTGATCGCCGCGGGCTTCAGCCCGTTCCGCCCGCTGACCGACGACGAGATCGCCATCTACGAGACGACGATCCGCAAGATCATCAACAATGCCTCGTTCCTGTCCGACGACATGAACGCGATCGCGCTGGGCATCATCAACGGCTCGATCTCCGGCAGCTTCCCCGGCAGCGTCTATACCGTCTCCACGGCCCGCTACGACGGCAACCCGAACCTGCGCTGCGTGGTGCCGACCAAGGGGCCGGAGGAACTGGAAGGCAAGGCGGGGGTCTGCTGGATGGAACTGACCTCGCTGGTCAACAACCCGCAGCTCTCGCCGCGCGGCGCGGACTTCCTGGAGTACTGCTACCGCCCGGAAACCTGCAAGGCGGTGTCCTTCGCCGAGGGCACCTTCAACCCGGTCGGGCAGATGGGCGACCCGCGGGTCATGGAGCTGTTCGACGGGGAGGAGCTGGATGCCTTCCAGTGGGACGAGATGTCGGCGCTGATGTCCCGCTGCGCCGACTTCGACACCATCCCCTCCTACCCGAAGCTGCACGAGATCTTCTCGGCCGCCGTGCGCGAACGCCAGGCGTGA
- a CDS encoding ABC transporter ATP-binding protein yields the protein MAMTSPAASPAKPILELRGIDRIFGDFAAVDRINLDIREGEFFTIVGPSGSGKTTMVRMLVGMDKPTHGDILLKGRRINDMPANKRPTCMVFQSLALFPHRTVGQNIEFPLKIRGVDPAARKKRALELMAQLRLPENYYGKAVTQCSGGERQRVALARALAFDPEILFFDEPLSALDYKLRKILEKELKDIHRETGKTFVYITHSLEEAMVMSDRIGVMNRGRFVQVGTPHEIYATPSDRFVSEFMGEVNIIDVCRGDEGKVVDTASGRALAVPFLPQGFETGTVVVRPESIRFCENGATADNLLQGTVFNEYLLGSRVQYQVRVEGGGTFLVEKLREQRLEGGLDRPITIGFDTSDMMIFATNRLQQ from the coding sequence ATGGCGATGACGTCACCTGCCGCAAGCCCGGCCAAGCCGATTCTCGAACTCCGTGGCATCGACCGGATCTTCGGCGACTTCGCCGCCGTGGACCGCATCAATCTCGATATTCGGGAAGGCGAGTTCTTCACCATCGTCGGGCCGTCCGGCAGCGGTAAGACCACGATGGTGCGCATGCTGGTCGGGATGGACAAGCCGACCCACGGCGACATCCTGCTCAAGGGCCGGCGCATCAACGACATGCCCGCCAACAAGCGCCCGACCTGCATGGTGTTCCAGTCGCTCGCCTTGTTTCCGCACCGCACGGTTGGCCAGAACATCGAATTCCCGCTCAAGATCAGGGGCGTCGATCCGGCTGCCAGGAAGAAGCGGGCGTTGGAACTGATGGCGCAGCTTCGCCTGCCCGAAAACTACTACGGCAAAGCGGTCACCCAGTGCTCGGGCGGCGAGCGGCAGCGCGTGGCGCTCGCCCGTGCTCTGGCGTTCGATCCGGAGATCCTGTTCTTCGACGAGCCGCTGTCCGCGCTGGACTACAAGCTGCGCAAGATCCTGGAAAAGGAACTCAAGGACATCCACCGCGAGACCGGCAAGACCTTCGTCTACATCACCCACTCGCTGGAGGAGGCGATGGTGATGTCCGACCGGATCGGGGTGATGAACCGCGGCCGGTTCGTGCAGGTCGGCACGCCGCACGAGATCTACGCCACGCCTTCCGACCGGTTCGTGTCCGAGTTCATGGGCGAGGTGAACATCATCGACGTGTGCCGGGGCGACGAGGGAAAGGTCGTGGACACCGCGTCCGGCCGGGCGCTCGCGGTGCCGTTCCTGCCGCAGGGGTTCGAGACCGGCACGGTCGTGGTGCGCCCGGAATCGATCCGGTTCTGCGAGAACGGCGCCACAGCGGACAACCTGCTGCAGGGAACCGTCTTCAACGAGTACCTGCTGGGCTCGCGGGTCCAGTACCAGGTCCGGGTCGAAGGGGGCGGCACCTTCCTGGTCGAGAAGCTGCGCGAGCAGCGCCTGGAAGGCGGGCTGGACCGCCCGATCACCATCGGCTTCGACACCTCCGACATGATGATCTTCGCGACCAACCGCCTGCAGCAGTGA
- a CDS encoding ABC transporter permease, whose protein sequence is MTVLLLAGFVGPLLLVTIFAFMPAQSFSVLQTPTLANFEEILATSYYISFLSSVWLAALTVLILFVICYPVAYAMVRVFGHRGSILAVLITAPLFVAENLRLLGWVLFLVKGGVVSGSLETFLGIQVDSMLYTSAATLFGLVYVYLPFMLFPMTLGISMVPMQMREAAFDLGASRWQVLKEVDIPLAMPGILIGALMTFILAAGAISEAKILGGTAVVMIAQDIQKEFTFAQNWPKGSALSVLMILLAGGLALTLLKRIDLDGIFGRR, encoded by the coding sequence ATGACGGTGCTGCTGCTCGCGGGCTTTGTCGGGCCGCTGCTGCTGGTGACGATCTTCGCCTTCATGCCGGCGCAGAGCTTTTCGGTCCTCCAAACGCCGACGCTCGCCAACTTCGAGGAGATCCTCGCGACCTCCTACTATATCTCCTTCCTTTCCTCGGTCTGGCTGGCGGCCCTCACGGTCCTGATCCTGTTCGTGATCTGCTATCCGGTCGCCTACGCGATGGTCCGGGTGTTCGGCCATCGCGGCAGCATTCTGGCGGTGCTGATCACTGCCCCCTTGTTCGTGGCGGAGAACCTGCGCCTGCTGGGCTGGGTCCTGTTCCTGGTCAAAGGGGGGGTGGTTTCGGGCAGCCTCGAGACCTTCTTGGGCATCCAGGTTGACTCGATGCTCTATACCTCGGCCGCAACCCTGTTCGGCCTGGTCTATGTCTATCTGCCGTTCATGCTGTTCCCGATGACGCTCGGCATCTCCATGGTGCCGATGCAGATGCGCGAGGCTGCCTTCGACCTCGGCGCCAGCCGCTGGCAGGTCCTGAAGGAGGTCGACATCCCGCTGGCGATGCCCGGCATCCTGATCGGCGCCCTCATGACCTTCATCCTGGCCGCGGGCGCCATCTCGGAAGCGAAGATCCTGGGAGGCACCGCCGTGGTCATGATCGCCCAGGACATCCAGAAGGAATTCACCTTCGCGCAGAACTGGCCCAAGGGCTCGGCGCTGTCGGTCCTGATGATCCTCCTGGCCGGAGGGCTGGCGCTGACGCTGCTCAAGCGGATCGACCTCGACGGCATTTTCGGGCGGAGATGA
- a CDS encoding ABC transporter permease has product MQEISRRAKFLYGSAIALLILFMYLPMATLVLASFSRSKFFRFPIPAYSVKHYGDVLESLSIRGFFWTSLFLALAVAVISTVLAFFGALAFARYDWKGRKLFQKIMLLPILFPQAVLGLALLLWFTAIGVTPSWTTAIFAHLVWIAPIATMVIAIQVYAFDPAVEEAAMDLGASRWQVLKEVTLPILAPGIFSGFLFSFLLSWANFPLSMFATGADQTIPEWISAKIQSGYTPQVPAVGTLTMLAAALVMALGYLAAWLLSRRSSAAG; this is encoded by the coding sequence ATGCAGGAGATCAGCCGCAGGGCGAAGTTCCTCTATGGGTCGGCAATCGCCCTCCTGATACTGTTCATGTACCTGCCGATGGCGACGCTGGTGCTCGCCTCCTTCTCGCGCTCCAAGTTCTTCCGCTTTCCGATCCCGGCCTACAGCGTGAAGCACTATGGCGACGTGCTGGAATCCCTGTCGATCCGCGGGTTCTTCTGGACATCGCTGTTCCTGGCGCTGGCGGTGGCGGTCATCTCGACGGTGCTGGCCTTCTTCGGCGCGCTGGCCTTCGCCCGCTACGACTGGAAGGGGCGCAAGCTGTTCCAGAAGATCATGCTGCTGCCGATCCTGTTCCCGCAGGCGGTGCTGGGGTTGGCCCTGCTGCTCTGGTTCACCGCGATCGGCGTGACGCCCTCCTGGACCACCGCCATCTTCGCCCATCTGGTCTGGATTGCGCCGATCGCGACCATGGTGATCGCCATCCAGGTCTATGCCTTCGACCCGGCGGTCGAGGAGGCGGCCATGGATCTGGGCGCCAGCCGCTGGCAGGTGCTCAAGGAGGTGACCCTGCCGATCCTGGCGCCCGGGATCTTCTCGGGCTTCCTGTTCTCTTTCCTGCTTTCCTGGGCAAACTTCCCGCTTTCGATGTTCGCGACCGGGGCCGACCAGACGATACCAGAGTGGATCAGCGCCAAGATCCAGTCAGGCTACACGCCGCAGGTGCCCGCGGTCGGCACGCTGACCATGCTGGCCGCAGCCCTGGTGATGGCGCTGGGCTACCTGGCCGCCTGGCTGCTCAGCCGGCGATCGTCGGCGGCCGGTTGA
- a CDS encoding transglutaminase-like cysteine peptidase, which translates to MPTIFNSVEVRADRQLSLPQWSRMSVQVEAERQLYRACAAAAPGCTSKAGIAWQTLLESMRGQARLEQVRTLNRFANRIPYRSDMEVWGKSDYWASPLEFLRRTGDCEDYAILKYYSLRQLGVPASDMRMVVVQDTVRNLAHAVLVVLVDGRLLVLDNLTNAILPQERTPQYVPYYSINEEARWAHLDRTGTQLAAAGVTRSRSR; encoded by the coding sequence TTGCCCACGATCTTCAACTCGGTGGAGGTGCGGGCCGATCGCCAGCTGTCGCTGCCGCAATGGAGCCGGATGTCCGTCCAGGTGGAGGCGGAACGCCAGCTCTACCGGGCCTGTGCCGCAGCCGCGCCCGGCTGCACCTCCAAGGCCGGCATCGCCTGGCAGACTCTCCTGGAGAGCATGAGGGGGCAGGCTCGTCTCGAGCAGGTGCGGACCCTCAACCGCTTCGCCAACCGCATTCCCTACCGCTCGGACATGGAGGTCTGGGGAAAAAGCGACTATTGGGCGTCACCGCTGGAGTTCCTCCGCAGGACGGGTGACTGCGAGGACTACGCCATCCTCAAATACTACTCGCTGCGCCAGCTCGGCGTTCCGGCCAGCGACATGCGCATGGTCGTGGTCCAGGATACGGTGCGCAACCTGGCCCATGCGGTGCTGGTGGTCCTGGTCGATGGCCGCCTGCTGGTGCTGGACAACCTGACCAACGCGATCCTGCCGCAGGAGCGTACGCCCCAATATGTGCCCTACTATTCGATCAACGAGGAGGCGCGCTGGGCGCACCTCGACCGTACCGGCACGCAGCTTGCCGCGGCCGGCGTCACCCGTTCCAGGTCACGATGA
- a CDS encoding PHA/PHB synthase family protein, which yields MTEEPKAAQPENDDITVILNRIAGRSQKLVQDFIKRQNMLEQRQAGVDPIRLGSAMMELGTRLWANPAEVMNAQFSLWQDYLRLWNSTTSRMLGGEPEAVVVPDRGDRRFKDTAWEENPVFDFIKQSYLLTSRFLLKTVGETEGLDEKTQAKLAFYTRQFVDALAPSNFVATNPQVLRETLETKGENLIKGLANMLEDLERGKGKLTIRMTDLDAFEIGRNIATSKGKVVYQNDLMQLIQYDPTTEKQYRRPLLIVPPWINKFYILDLQAKNSFIKYCTDQGFTTFVVSWVNPDAKLAHKSFEDYMQEGILAALDAIERAIGEKAINAIGYCLGGTLMASTLSYMATKKDNRIKAVTFFTTLVDFSEPGELAVFIDEEQLKSLEMQMARTGYLEGAEMAHTFNMLRANDLIWSFVVNNYLLGKEPFPFDLLYWNSDSTRMPAAMHSFYLRKFYHENKLVEPNGMSLCGVPIDLGRLRLPVYWISTREDHIAPWKSTYVATQIYKGPKRFVLAGSGHIAGIVNPPGSGKYGYWVNDELPPDPEAWLAAAQHHQGSWWEDWSAWNAAKSGAMVPARVPGAGGLPAIEDAPGSYVRARSDEAPSS from the coding sequence ATGACCGAGGAACCGAAGGCGGCTCAACCCGAAAATGATGACATCACGGTGATCCTGAACAGGATCGCCGGACGCAGCCAGAAGCTCGTGCAGGATTTCATCAAGCGGCAGAACATGCTCGAGCAGCGACAGGCCGGCGTGGATCCGATCCGCCTTGGCAGCGCCATGATGGAACTGGGCACGCGGCTATGGGCCAATCCTGCGGAGGTCATGAATGCCCAGTTCTCTCTCTGGCAGGACTATCTGCGCCTGTGGAACTCGACCACGTCCAGGATGCTGGGCGGCGAGCCCGAGGCGGTGGTTGTACCCGACCGGGGTGACCGGCGGTTCAAGGATACCGCCTGGGAAGAGAACCCGGTCTTCGACTTCATCAAGCAGTCCTACCTCCTGACCTCCCGCTTCCTGCTGAAGACCGTGGGCGAGACCGAGGGACTGGACGAGAAGACCCAGGCCAAGCTTGCCTTCTACACACGACAGTTCGTCGACGCGCTGGCGCCCTCCAACTTCGTTGCAACCAACCCACAGGTCCTGCGCGAGACGCTGGAGACCAAGGGCGAGAACCTGATCAAGGGCCTCGCCAACATGCTGGAGGATCTGGAGCGCGGCAAAGGCAAGCTGACGATCCGGATGACGGACCTGGACGCGTTCGAGATCGGCCGCAACATCGCTACCTCGAAGGGCAAGGTCGTCTACCAGAACGATCTCATGCAGCTGATCCAGTATGATCCGACAACGGAGAAGCAATACCGGCGGCCGCTCCTGATCGTCCCGCCCTGGATCAACAAATTCTACATCCTGGATCTTCAGGCAAAGAACAGTTTCATCAAGTATTGTACCGACCAAGGGTTCACCACGTTCGTGGTTTCCTGGGTCAACCCAGACGCAAAGCTCGCGCACAAGAGCTTTGAAGACTACATGCAGGAAGGAATTCTCGCTGCCCTGGACGCCATCGAGAGGGCGATCGGCGAGAAGGCGATCAACGCGATCGGCTACTGCCTAGGCGGGACGCTGATGGCCTCGACCCTTTCCTACATGGCGACCAAGAAGGACAACAGGATCAAGGCGGTGACCTTCTTCACCACCCTGGTCGACTTCTCCGAGCCCGGCGAACTCGCCGTGTTCATCGACGAGGAACAGCTCAAGAGCCTCGAGATGCAGATGGCCAGGACCGGCTATCTGGAGGGGGCGGAAATGGCGCACACGTTCAACATGCTGCGCGCCAACGACCTGATCTGGTCGTTCGTGGTGAACAACTACCTGCTGGGCAAGGAGCCGTTCCCGTTCGATCTCCTGTACTGGAACAGCGACAGCACGCGGATGCCTGCCGCGATGCACAGTTTCTATCTGCGCAAGTTCTATCATGAGAACAAGCTGGTCGAGCCGAACGGGATGTCCTTGTGCGGGGTCCCCATCGATCTCGGTCGCCTGAGGCTGCCGGTCTACTGGATCAGCACCCGCGAGGACCATATCGCGCCCTGGAAGAGCACCTACGTCGCCACCCAGATCTACAAGGGGCCCAAGCGTTTTGTCCTGGCTGGATCCGGCCATATCGCCGGGATCGTCAACCCGCCGGGGTCGGGCAAGTACGGCTACTGGGTCAACGATGAACTGCCGCCGGATCCGGAGGCTTGGCTCGCCGCAGCCCAGCATCATCAGGGCAGCTGGTGGGAGGACTGGTCGGCCTGGAATGCTGCCAAGTCCGGCGCCATGGTTCCGGCACGGGTCCCCGGCGCGGGCGGGCTGCCCGCGATCGAGGATGCGCCCGGCAGTTATGTCCGCGCCCGCTCCGACGAGGCGCCGTCATCGTGA